The following DNA comes from Castor canadensis chromosome 4, mCasCan1.hap1v2, whole genome shotgun sequence.
TTAAGACAGCCCTACTTCATGACCAAAGCTATCTTCAATTCAAGGGCAAACAGCAGAAAATCCCACTTTTCTGTAgattttagtatttttcaaaGGGGTCACAGGTAAGTCTGCAATAGGTATCATCATATTATACCCAGGCAGGAAGTGTAAAGGATGCACTTAGATGGGAAAGTATGTAATGGGGAGAAAAGTCTTATGAATAGGAGGAAAATGGAGGATAACCCAAGGTGTCTTCCTCATTTACAGCCCCTTGCAATGTTTTTTTGAgagtgtcttactatgtagcccaggctggccaaaactcccaatcctcctgccttagtctccagagtgctgggattataggcataccaGCCACATCAGGCTTGACCCTAGTGATTCTAtaagtttttattcttctttaaaaattaatttaaagataTAATCCTGTTGTGATTTCTATGACCCCTTCCTTGAGTACCTCAAATAAATTAAGGAATTAATACATGAATCCATGAATTACCATGGAATTCAGAGTTCAACTGGGCTGTTTTCAATGATTATATTAGGACATTTCAAGATAATTTGTAGGGAAattctcttcagtgttttatttgcacttgaaaatttagaaattacaCTAATTTGTTTATATTATCTTTAAGGGCCCTGCAAAGAATAGATAGTAACTATTCATTAACTAGTATCTCTTCATTTTTGAGAGCCTGATTTAATTTATGAATGTctgtagagatttaaaaaatttcaaaatcacagAAGTCACAAACATAAAAACTCAACAGTGAGACAATTTGTTTCAAGTATTTTAAGCACCTCTTTAAGTGTAAACCAACATACCTAGTCAAAATtgaattcctttattttaaattatattccttTATTTACACTgagtaaatattttacttttgaagGAAGTACTTCTAAAACAGTTCTTACAGGTTTTAGGAAGTTTAAAAAGCTTAGAAGATGAATTTTTACCTGCACATCTTCATTTGGGTAGTCCTAATCTCAGAATCTGACACCTTGTTATTCAATACTATCCGGACAGCACAGAGTTTATGTAAATCTGGAAGTGTGATGAAAAACAGGGACTGCTGCCTAGAATCACTCATATTCTCCTGTTGACTGTGTGACTTAGCAAACAGtcctttaaaaataacaaaatgaaaagttagtaAAGCACTGGTTTCAATACCAACACATTATATTTGTCATTGTGTTAGaataaaataacacaaacaaGTCAGTTAGCAAATTTCAGCGGTTAAATGTCACTACCATTTTACCTTCAAGGTTTTCTAATGATTTCTAGGTTGTTTTGGTACAAGTTTTATTAAGGTGTAGTTCATAAAGAATATAATTCATTcacttaaagtgtacaattcaattTCCTTACCATATTCATGGAGTTGTGCAATTATTAATGCAATAAATTTTTAGGACATTTTCATCGCCCCAAAGATAATCTAATTTTAAACCTACAGTTTGGTAACACAATTGGATTActgcacagaaaataaaaaacaagtagcTTATTAAATGACTAGTCCTCTGTGATTCTACCACACATGTTGATTTACTAAATTCCTCCTACAGTCCCTGGCTATTCTTAAGTTTCATTTGGCTTTCAGGAAGACAAACTCTTCCCTCGGACAAAAATCAAGTTTCCTGCTATTTCGGATCATCTGTAAATCACCTGAAAGTTAAGGGGTGATTACTCATCGCACGTGAAAGAGAAGGGTTACTGATTCGTAAAGCGTTACGTAGCTTCTTTCCCACTGGGTTATGCGGCTCTGAGACGTCGGGGCGCCCGTTACCGTAGTTAAACCTCACGGTGTGTCCTTGAAGACTAGGCCACGTGTCACAGAAGCCCGGACGGCCCATGGTGCGTGACCCACTGCGTCTCAAGCTCTGGATGCTCGTGACGTGACGGGGGCGACCGGCCCCTGGAGTGCAGGACTGTGACGGCAACTGCCCCGTGAGGAGCAGCCACGCTGGCCGGGAGCTGAGCTGCGCCGGCCTTGTCAGACCACGGGACGGTCGCCTCCGTGGTGTCCTCTGGGAAGCCTGGCAGGGCCCCCGGGGCTCCGGCCGCTCCCCTCCACCGCAGGGTCGAAGTTTCTTGCGGCAGACGTTCCTtcggcggtgctggggtttgaactcagggccctgcacttgctggGCGGCCTCCGCCGCGTGGCCACGCCCCCAGCCCGTTTGCGCCGCTGTGCTCTGGACGGGGCCGCTTTGGCCCCGCGGCCTCTGACCTTTGCCCCGCCACGCCCCCTCCCACGGACAGCAGGGTGGGCCTCGCCACGGCCTCCCAAGGGCTTCTCTGACCGCGCGCTCAGTGGCAGCAACAGAATCAGTGGCCATAGGTCCCGCGTCTGTCTTTAAACGCATTTGAAAAGCCGAGTCCATAAACTTGCCATAAAACAAAATACTCTTAAAAACTGGAATCCACGAGGCTCAACGGACCCGAAAGCTAGACGTTGTCCTCTGAAGATGGACAGAGCAGTTCCGCCCCGGCGGGGCCGGCGTGCGGCCCGCGCCCCACCTTCTCGGTGCCACCAGAGCGCCCCTGACCGCCCCCCTGGCTCTTCCCTACCTGGACTGCTTCGAAACCCTATTCAGTGAAGTTGGTAGGGGGTTTCTAAAAACTTCGCGATGCTTCCAGGGCCGCCGCTCTCCTCAGCTCCTTCCTCAGCTGCTCAGGGGAGCGAATCCCGGAACGCCCTGTGTTTCTGTCAGGAAACTCGGGCTCCTGTCAGATCCCGCGCTCCCAGCGGGCCTCTCACTCCCAGCGTACCCTGCGCTCCCAGCGGGCCTCTCACTCCCAGCGTACCCTGCGCTCCCAGCGGGCCTCTCACTCCCAGCGGGCCCTGCGCTCCCAGCGGGCCTCTCACTCCCAGCGGGCCTCTCACTCCCAGCATACCCTGCGCTCCCAGCGGGCCTCTCACTCCCAGCATACCCTGCGCTCCCAGCGGGCCTCTCACTCCCAGCATACCCTGCGCTCCCAGCGGGCCTCTCACTCCCAGCATACCCTGCGCTCCCAGCGGGCCTCTCAGTCCCAGCGCACCCTGCGCTCCCATCAGGCCCCGCGCTCCTGAGTATTTGGTGGTTGTGGCAGCAGCTCATGGCAGGCTTCGCCCTCTGACATGGGTTCTATTCTCAGCATTGCCCTCCTGTGCTTTGCTTTCTTCACAGCGCGCCTCAGCCTCTTCTCAGCGCTTTCAGGAGCCATTCCCAGCATGCTCTGCTGTGCCAACATGCCCTACTTGCCCCACGTTCCCGCACACTCAGCCCCATCGGGAATTCCCCCAATTTTTGAGTCCTGGGGCGCTGCATAGGGCGCCCTAGCAATTGCCTGTGAGGCGCTGGGGCCTTCCTGGTGACTCCAGGTGGAGGAAAGCTGGATCAGTGGCGCTCAGACCACAGTTGGCCTGAGTGCTGCGTGAGTGTCTGGCCGGTCCTGGGATTCGGAAGGCCTTCAGCGCTGGCTCTGTGACCAGAGGCCTAACAAGGCCCCGAGAGGCGCCTCTCATTCCTTGGCAGCTCTTTCTGAGCGCCACCATGTGCCTTTCAGGGGTTGATGGCAGAGCATGAAGGAGACAAGCCCTTCTGCCCTGGTGGGACCCACGGCCTCAGTCCATGGGGACCGGGCTGGACTACGCGCAGTTAGAGGCAGAACGTAGAGAAAGGCAGGGCGCATGCGCGCCCATAGCGTTAGAAATGCAGTTCCCAAACCGTGCGCAAAGAAACGCGCAGGGTCGCTTGGCAAGGCAAAAGGGAAAGTTTTATTTCTGCGgaagggtgcagccacagaccaGAGGCTGGCAGGCCCAACACACTTGAGTGGGAAGTCCACCCAGACTATTCTCCAGACTTGCGATTCCCTGTCCCTCACAGGACAGGTCCACGCTGGGGCTCACAACACTGCTCAGCTAGCTATTGTTTGTAAGGGCAAGGTTTTCCGACGTAGTGACACTTTTACAGCTCATTGAGAGTGATTTCTCAAGGTCCCCTGAAGATAGGGGATGGGGGCTGGCATTTTACTCATTAAGAAGTTTGAGATTAGGGCATTTGGCAGTAAACAGCTCTTTGACTTCAAGAACCTTGCAGGGGCAAGTAACCTCTCACAAAGCATGGATGCAGCAATTCAGGGAGGTTAGCTGGCATCTACACATTCACtgctttgacagaaaagacctaactttagttgattctcacactcTCCCACAGGCCCAGGAGACGGGGCCCAACAGGGACACGCAGGTCTTCAACTTTCTTGATGTCAGACAAGATGCTCTTTGTGCCCACACTGCATGTGCACCTCCTTCAAGGGGCTGGTCCATGCTTGTCTGGGTTTCCGAGGCCAATGGACTTTCTGTCCAAGTGGTGTACATAAATCTCTATCTCATCTTGTTTTGgaggtatgggatttgaactcagggcctcatgctcgctaggcatgctcgctaggtgctctaccacttgaactactccaccagcccaaatttCTCTTTTTGCCCTTGCTTCAACCTTCTTGAATATACCTCTGGTTTTCTATGGTACATGCATTCCCATTGCGATGTTTTGACATCCCAATAAATATTATTCTTTGGAGATTCTGTTATGTAGGCTAACAGAAGTTGGGAAAAAAACGTAAATAACAAAATAAGGAGCAAAGTCTTAGTAGAGTAGATAGTAATAAGCATCCCAGAGAAAAATACAGCAGGACAGGAGACAATGTTTTGAGTGCAAACATGAAGATGAGAGTTGGTGACCTTGTGAATGCCTAAGGCGGGAAGGTTGCAAGAGAGGGAGTAGGGCACAAAGGCTTGAGTTGGGAAGGTGATCAGTGTGGGAGCAGTAGAGCAGGAAAGTAGCAGCAATATGCAGGGGAAGGAAGAACAATCAGGAGGCAATGCCAATACTTCAGGAGAGAGGTGATGTGAAATAGAGTCCTGGCAGTGGAAGTGATGAGATGAGATGGGATTGTGGATATACTTTAATAATAGACTTAATGGGATTTACATATGGATTGATGGGTTCTAAGAGAAAAAGGAGTCAAGCATAATTCCAACATTTTCATATTATGAAcatgggagaatggtttccattcaaAGGGGAAGACTCTTGAGAGGAGCAAGTTTGGGCATGAAGATCAGGAGGAATTCATATCAATTTTTAGCATATTAACattgagaaataagaaagagtagAACATTGTATGGGGGAAGAATTCTGGGGAAAGGTCTGCATGTAATAGATAATATTTAAAACCTGACCAGATGAAACTTCAGGACAGTGTGCTTAGACAGGAAAGAAATCTCATATTGAATTCTGAGAAACTCCAAGCTCAGGGATATGAAAGGGAAGCTCATGCATGGAATGGCAGGGAATTTTATTCAGAGATTTGATCATATTCAATCTCACATCTTCCTGGCTCCTGGAAGTTAAATTGTGAAAGAATAAGCTTTTGAGCTGGATACAGAgggtcacacttgtaatcctagctactcaggaggcagagattgggaggatggtggttgaaGGTAAACCCCAGGGCAAAAGGtttatgaaaccccatctcaaccaataaaaaggtggacatggtggtatgtgcctgtcatcccaactacatgggaagcataaataggaatatcttggtccaggctggctggggcataactatttgaaaaataagtaaagcaacaagggctgaggatgtggcagagtgtctgcttagcaagtgcaagtttctgggttcaaactccagtaccaccaaaaaaaatgagactttttaTCATGCTTAATGTCTAATGCATTGCAATCATTTACCTCTTTTCGGTAATACAAATTTTAGCAAAGAGGAGTGTTTATTAGATATACTCCTAACTCAGTGAGAAAGTGTTCAAAACTTACATATTGTTTGGTTATTTGTAACCACGGCTATAAGATCATAGTAAATGATTGATTATTACAAGGTTGGTAAGCAAAGTCAGACTCCTATGACACACCTGGTTTACACTAACTGAGCAAGGCACCAACTTCTGGGGTCTTATAAAAAATGTAGTGTAGTAAATTTAACATTTATAGCCCAAAGCTTTTATGTAAGAGTCCTTGGAATTACATGTGTTGAAAGCAAACACTAAATCCTTGGAATTATTAAAACCACCATTTTAAGATTACAGAAATTATGTTTGTTCTACTTTTATACACACATAGGGGGAGAAACCCTTTATGAAGATGAAGCAAAAACTAAATATTGTGGTGTCTGTATATTCAGTAGCCTTTCTTATCTATTTAAACAAAGGTAGGACCAAAGATTCTTCATTTTGAATGTGTGTTAATGA
Coding sequences within:
- the C4H18orf63 gene encoding uncharacterized protein C18orf63 homolog; translated protein: MDSAFQMRLKTDAGPMATDSVAATERAVREALGRPWRGPPCCPWEGAWRGKGQRPRGQSGPVQSTAAQTGWGRGHAAEAAQQVQGPEFKPQHRRRNVCRKKLRPCGGGERPEPRGPCQASQRTPRRRPSRGLTRPAQLSSRPAWLLLTGQLPSQSCTPGAGRPRHVTSIQSLRRSGSRTMGRPGFCDTWPSLQGHTVRFNYGNGRPDVSEPHNPVGKKLRNALRIRLFAKSHSQQENMSDSRQQSLFFITLPDLHKLCAVRIVLNNKVSDSEIRTTQMKMCRQLLFLHQDILTAPVSGILNQIWVMMTIPFFKAGTLNTYIEKYGAKMEAPQRVIPAILQNCLSYSLMARLAPAWNKTGHLLVQGRDFLSQMGKQSAVVLDINVTENQICLSIEVCTIRLPPAEYENGANNKYCSCHAS